The Streptomyces pactum genome contains a region encoding:
- the topA gene encoding type I DNA topoisomerase, which yields MSPTSETANGGRRLVIVESPAKAKTIKGYLGPGYVVEASVGHIRDLPSGAAEVPEKYTGEVRRLGVDVEHDFQPIYVVNADKKAQVRKLKDLLKDSDELFLATDEDREGEAIAWHLQEVLKPKIPVKRMVFHEITKDAIRAAVANPRELNQKLVDAQETRRILDRLYGYEVSPVLWKKVMPKLSAGRVQSVATRLVVERERERIAFRSAEYWDLTGTFATGRAGDASDPSSLVARLQTVDGRRVAQGRDFDSLGQIKSANTLHLDEANARALAAALENTRFAVRSVESKPYRRSPYAPFRTTTLQQEASRKLGFGAKATMQIAQKLYENGYITYMRTDSTTLSDTAVAAARAQVTQLYGADYLPAQPRTYAGKVKNAQEAHEAIRPSGDRFRTPAETGLTGDQFRLYELIWKRTVASQMKDATGNSVTVKIGGAASDGRDVEFSASGKTITFHGFLKAYVEGADDPNAELDDRERRLPQVAQGDALTAEEITVDGHATKPPARYTEASLVKELEEREIGRPSTYASIIGTILDRGYVFKKGTALVPSFLSFAVVNLLEKHFGRLVDYDFTAKMEDDLDAIARGEAQAVPWLRRFYFGEGAGDGGAADAGNGDGDHLGGLKELVTDLGAIDAREVSSFPVGNDIVLRVGRYGPYVERGEKDSENHQRADVPEDMAPDELSVELAEELLAKPSGDFELGTDPATGHAIVAKDGRYGPYVTEVLPEGTPKTGKNAVKPRTASLFKSMSLDTVTLDDALKLMSLPRVVGTDAEGVEITAQNGRYGPYLKKGTDSRSLTSEEQLFTITLEEALAIYAQPKQRGRAAAKPPLKELGTDPVSEKPVVVKDGRFGPYVTDGETNATLRSGDSVEEITPERGYELLAEKRAKGPAKKTAKKATKKTAAKKAPAKKTAAKKTAAAKTTAAKKTTAKTATKKTATKKATAAKSSEA from the coding sequence TTGTCCCCGACCAGCGAGACCGCGAACGGCGGCCGCCGACTCGTCATCGTCGAGTCGCCTGCCAAGGCGAAGACGATCAAGGGCTATCTCGGCCCTGGCTACGTCGTCGAGGCGAGCGTCGGGCACATTCGCGACCTTCCCAGCGGCGCCGCGGAGGTGCCCGAGAAGTACACCGGTGAGGTCCGCCGACTCGGCGTGGACGTCGAACACGACTTCCAGCCGATCTATGTGGTCAACGCTGACAAGAAGGCACAGGTCAGGAAGCTCAAGGACCTGCTGAAGGACTCCGACGAGCTCTTCCTCGCCACCGATGAGGACCGCGAGGGCGAGGCCATCGCCTGGCACCTTCAGGAAGTCCTCAAGCCGAAGATCCCCGTCAAGCGCATGGTGTTCCACGAGATCACCAAGGACGCGATCCGCGCCGCCGTCGCCAACCCGCGCGAGCTCAACCAGAAGCTCGTCGACGCCCAGGAGACCCGCCGCATCCTCGACCGCCTCTACGGCTACGAGGTCTCGCCGGTCCTGTGGAAGAAGGTCATGCCGAAGCTGTCGGCGGGCCGCGTCCAGTCCGTCGCCACACGCCTGGTCGTCGAGCGGGAACGCGAGCGCATCGCGTTCCGTTCCGCTGAGTACTGGGACCTGACGGGCACCTTCGCGACCGGCCGCGCGGGAGACGCCTCCGACCCCTCGTCGCTGGTCGCCCGGCTCCAGACCGTCGACGGGCGGCGTGTCGCGCAGGGCCGCGACTTCGACTCCCTGGGGCAGATCAAGAGCGCGAACACCCTCCATCTCGACGAGGCGAACGCCCGCGCGCTCGCCGCCGCCCTGGAGAACACGCGCTTCGCCGTCCGCTCGGTCGAGTCCAAGCCGTACCGCCGCTCGCCGTACGCCCCGTTCCGGACGACGACGCTGCAGCAGGAGGCCTCGCGCAAGCTCGGCTTCGGCGCCAAGGCGACGATGCAGATCGCCCAGAAGCTGTACGAGAACGGCTACATCACCTACATGCGTACGGACTCGACGACGCTGAGCGACACGGCGGTCGCCGCCGCACGCGCCCAGGTCACGCAGTTGTACGGCGCCGACTACCTCCCCGCCCAGCCGCGGACGTACGCCGGCAAGGTCAAGAACGCGCAGGAGGCGCACGAGGCGATCCGCCCCTCCGGCGACCGTTTCCGCACGCCCGCCGAGACCGGGCTGACCGGTGACCAGTTCAGGCTGTACGAGCTGATCTGGAAGCGGACCGTCGCCTCCCAGATGAAGGACGCGACCGGCAACAGCGTCACCGTGAAGATCGGCGGCGCCGCATCCGACGGCCGGGACGTCGAGTTCAGCGCCTCCGGCAAGACGATCACCTTCCACGGCTTCCTCAAGGCCTACGTCGAGGGCGCCGACGACCCGAACGCCGAACTGGACGACCGCGAGCGCCGGCTGCCGCAGGTCGCCCAGGGCGACGCGCTGACGGCCGAGGAGATCACGGTCGACGGCCACGCCACCAAGCCCCCGGCCCGCTACACCGAGGCGTCGCTGGTCAAGGAGCTGGAGGAGCGCGAGATCGGCCGCCCGTCGACGTACGCGTCGATCATCGGCACGATCCTGGACCGCGGCTACGTCTTCAAGAAGGGCACGGCGCTCGTCCCGTCCTTCCTCTCCTTCGCCGTGGTGAACCTCCTGGAGAAGCACTTCGGGCGGCTCGTCGACTACGACTTCACCGCCAAGATGGAGGACGACCTCGACGCCATCGCCCGCGGCGAGGCCCAGGCGGTGCCGTGGCTGCGGCGCTTCTACTTCGGTGAAGGCGCGGGCGACGGCGGCGCGGCCGACGCCGGCAACGGCGACGGGGACCACCTCGGCGGCCTCAAGGAACTGGTGACCGACCTCGGCGCGATCGACGCGCGCGAGGTGTCGTCCTTCCCCGTCGGCAACGACATCGTGCTGCGCGTCGGGCGCTACGGCCCGTACGTCGAGCGCGGTGAGAAGGACTCCGAGAACCACCAGCGCGCCGACGTCCCCGAGGACATGGCGCCGGACGAGCTGTCCGTCGAGCTGGCGGAGGAACTGCTCGCCAAGCCGAGCGGCGACTTCGAGCTGGGCACCGACCCGGCCACCGGTCACGCCATCGTCGCCAAGGACGGCCGCTACGGCCCGTACGTCACCGAGGTGCTCCCCGAGGGCACCCCGAAGACCGGCAAGAACGCCGTGAAGCCGCGTACGGCCTCCCTGTTCAAGTCGATGTCGCTGGACACGGTGACGCTGGACGACGCCCTGAAGCTCATGTCGCTGCCTCGGGTCGTCGGCACCGACGCCGAGGGCGTGGAGATCACCGCGCAGAACGGCCGCTACGGCCCGTACCTGAAGAAGGGCACGGACTCGCGGTCCCTCACCTCCGAGGAGCAGCTCTTCACGATCACGCTGGAGGAGGCGCTGGCGATCTACGCCCAGCCCAAGCAGCGTGGCCGGGCCGCGGCCAAGCCGCCGCTGAAGGAGCTGGGCACCGACCCGGTCAGCGAGAAGCCGGTCGTGGTCAAGGACGGCCGCTTCGGCCCGTACGTCACCGACGGCGAGACCAACGCGACCCTGCGCTCCGGCGACAGCGTCGAGGAGATCACGCCGGAGCGCGGCTACGAGCTGCTCGCCGAGAAGCGTGCCAAGGGCCCCGCCAAGAAGACGGCGAAGAAGGCCACGAAGAAGACGGCCGCCAAGAAGGCCCCTGCCAAGAAGACCGCCGCGAAGAAGACGGCGGCGGCCAAGACGACGGCCGCGAAGAAGACGACGGCCAAGACCGCCACCAAGAAGACGGCCACCAAGAAGGCGACCGCCGCCAAGTCGTCGGAGGCCTGA
- a CDS encoding DUF7059 domain-containing protein, translating to MSNASLSPLPSPDRPDVAARLRDALLGASFTADGLLELLGAPAYAALSRSETVPALRATRGDTPLELLVRLFLLQQPVLHARAAAVLPLDACLESGWLVRAGGDEVAATVDVRPYGGPGGEDWFIVSDLGCAVGGAGGIGNRAEGVVLGVGGASMTLAGLTVRTPVSAALDLGTGSGIQALHAARHATRVTATDLNPRALHVTGLTLALSGAPAAELREGSLYDPIEDDETYDLIVSNPPFVISPGARLTYRDGGMGGDDLCRSLVQQTGERLNEGGFAHFLANWQHVEGEDWTDRLRSWVPRGCDAWIVQREVQDVTQYAELWLRDAGDHRADAAEYQARYDAWLDEFEARKVRAVGFGWITLRRTASAEPSITTEEWPHPIEQPLGETVRAHFDRVDYLRAHDDAALLEAHFTLAGEVVQEQVGLPGAEDPEHVVLRQNRGMRRATRVDTVGAGFAGVCDGTMSAGRILDAIAQLVGEDPVALRDRTPAQIRLLVEQGFLEPA from the coding sequence GTGAGTAACGCCAGCCTGTCCCCCCTGCCCTCCCCCGACCGCCCCGACGTCGCCGCCCGGTTGCGGGACGCCCTGCTCGGGGCCTCCTTCACCGCCGACGGACTGCTGGAGCTGCTCGGCGCCCCCGCCTACGCGGCGCTGTCGCGCAGCGAGACCGTGCCCGCGCTGCGGGCCACCCGTGGCGACACGCCGCTCGAACTGCTCGTACGGCTGTTCCTCCTCCAGCAGCCCGTGCTCCACGCGCGCGCGGCTGCCGTCCTGCCCCTCGACGCCTGCCTGGAGAGCGGGTGGCTCGTCCGCGCGGGCGGCGACGAGGTGGCGGCCACCGTGGACGTACGGCCGTACGGCGGGCCCGGCGGCGAGGACTGGTTCATCGTCTCCGACCTGGGCTGCGCGGTCGGCGGCGCCGGCGGCATCGGCAACCGCGCCGAGGGCGTCGTCCTCGGCGTCGGCGGCGCCTCCATGACGCTGGCCGGCCTCACGGTTCGTACGCCCGTCTCCGCCGCCCTCGACCTCGGCACCGGATCCGGCATCCAGGCACTGCACGCCGCCCGGCACGCCACGCGCGTGACGGCGACCGACCTCAACCCGCGCGCGCTGCACGTCACCGGGCTCACGCTCGCCCTGTCCGGGGCCCCGGCCGCCGAGCTGCGCGAGGGCTCCCTCTACGACCCGATCGAGGACGACGAGACGTACGACCTGATCGTCTCCAACCCGCCGTTCGTGATCTCGCCCGGCGCCCGCCTCACCTACCGCGACGGCGGGATGGGCGGGGACGATCTGTGCCGCTCGCTCGTTCAGCAGACGGGGGAGCGCCTGAACGAGGGCGGGTTCGCGCACTTCCTCGCCAACTGGCAGCACGTGGAGGGGGAGGACTGGACGGACCGGCTGCGCTCCTGGGTGCCGCGCGGCTGCGACGCCTGGATCGTGCAGCGTGAGGTGCAGGACGTCACGCAGTACGCCGAGCTGTGGCTCAGGGACGCGGGCGACCACCGCGCCGACGCGGCCGAGTACCAGGCGCGCTACGACGCGTGGCTGGACGAATTCGAGGCGCGCAAGGTCAGGGCGGTCGGCTTCGGCTGGATCACGCTGCGCCGGACCGCCTCCGCGGAGCCCTCGATCACCACCGAGGAATGGCCGCACCCGATCGAGCAGCCGCTCGGCGAGACGGTGCGCGCGCACTTCGACCGCGTCGACTACCTGCGCGCCCACGACGACGCGGCCCTGCTCGAGGCGCACTTCACGCTGGCCGGTGAGGTTGTCCAGGAGCAGGTGGGGCTGCCCGGCGCCGAGGACCCGGAGCACGTCGTCCTGCGCCAGAACCGCGGCATGCGCCGGGCCACCCGCGTCGACACGGTCGGCGCCGGCTTCGCGGGCGTCTGCGACGGCACCATGAGCGCGGGCCGCATCCTGGACGCCATCGCCCAGCTCGTGGGCGAGGACCCGGTGGCGCTGCGGGACCGCACGCCCGCCCAGATCCGGCTGCTGGTGGAGCAGGGCTTCCTCGAACCGGCGTAG
- a CDS encoding sodium-translocating pyrophosphatase: MAELSTPHQLGETSTIAAAVLTDSNRALVAVIAVVALAALVLAGVLVRQVLAAGEGTDSMKKIAAAVQEGANAYLARQLRTLGVFAVVVFFLLMLLPADDWNQRAGRSIFFLIGAAFSAATGYIGMWLAVRSNVRVAAAAREATPAPGEPEKDLTLVSHKATKIAFRTGGVVGMFTVGLGLLGACCVVLVYAADAPKVLEGFGLGAALIAMFMRVGGGIFTKAADVGADLVGKVEQGIPEDDPRNAATIADNVGDNVGDCAGMAADLFESYAVTLVAALILGKVAFGDAGLAFPLLVPAIGVITAMIGIFAVAPRRSDRSGMSAINRGFFISAVISLVLVAVAVFVYLPGKYSELDGVTDAAIAGRDGDPRILALVAVAIGIVLAALIQQLTGYFTETTRRPVKDIGKSSLTGPATVVLAGISLGLESAVYTALLIGLGVYGAFLLGGTSIMLALFAVALAGTGLLTTVGVIVAMDTFGPVSDNAQGIAEMSGDVEGAGAQVLTDLDAVGNTTKAITKGIAIATAVLAAAALFGSYRDAITTGAADVGEKLSGEGAPMSLMMDISQPNNLVGLIAGAAVVFLFSGLAINAVSRSAGAVVYEVRRQFRERPGIMDYSEKPEYGKVVDICTRDALRELATPGLLAVMAPIFIGFTLGVGALGAFLAGAIGAGTLMAVFLANSGGSWDNAKKLVEDGHHGGKGSEAHAATVIGDTVGDPFKDTAGPAINPLLKVMNLVALLIAPAVIKFSYGADKSIGVRVAIAVVAFAVIAAAVYVSKRRGIAMGDEDDGNREPKSADPAVVS; this comes from the coding sequence ATGGCGGAGCTTTCCACCCCTCATCAGTTGGGCGAAACCTCGACCATCGCAGCCGCCGTGCTGACCGACTCGAACCGCGCTCTGGTCGCGGTCATCGCGGTCGTCGCGCTGGCCGCGCTGGTGCTCGCGGGTGTCCTGGTACGCCAGGTGCTCGCGGCGGGCGAGGGAACCGACAGCATGAAGAAGATCGCGGCGGCCGTCCAGGAAGGCGCGAACGCCTATCTGGCCAGGCAGCTTCGCACACTCGGCGTATTCGCCGTCGTCGTGTTCTTTCTGCTCATGCTGCTGCCCGCGGACGACTGGAATCAACGTGCCGGACGATCGATCTTCTTCCTGATCGGCGCGGCGTTCTCGGCGGCCACCGGCTATATCGGCATGTGGCTCGCGGTACGCAGCAATGTGCGCGTCGCCGCGGCGGCGCGGGAAGCGACACCGGCTCCGGGTGAACCGGAAAAGGATCTCACCCTCGTCTCGCACAAAGCTACGAAGATCGCATTTCGCACGGGCGGCGTCGTCGGCATGTTCACGGTGGGGCTCGGCCTGCTGGGCGCCTGCTGCGTGGTGCTGGTGTACGCGGCCGACGCGCCGAAGGTGCTGGAGGGCTTCGGCCTCGGCGCCGCCCTGATCGCGATGTTCATGCGGGTCGGTGGCGGCATCTTCACCAAGGCCGCAGACGTCGGCGCCGACCTGGTCGGCAAGGTCGAACAGGGCATTCCGGAGGACGATCCGCGCAACGCCGCGACCATCGCCGACAACGTGGGCGACAACGTCGGCGACTGCGCGGGCATGGCGGCCGACCTCTTCGAGTCGTACGCCGTGACCCTGGTGGCCGCGCTGATCCTCGGCAAGGTCGCCTTCGGCGACGCGGGACTGGCGTTCCCGCTGCTGGTGCCGGCGATCGGCGTGATCACGGCCATGATCGGCATCTTCGCGGTGGCGCCCCGGCGGTCCGACCGCAGCGGCATGAGCGCGATCAACCGGGGCTTCTTCATCTCCGCGGTGATCTCGCTGGTGCTGGTGGCGGTGGCCGTCTTCGTCTACCTGCCCGGGAAGTACTCGGAGCTGGACGGCGTCACCGACGCGGCGATCGCCGGCCGGGACGGCGACCCGCGGATCCTCGCGCTCGTCGCGGTGGCGATCGGCATCGTGCTCGCCGCACTGATCCAGCAGCTCACCGGCTATTTCACCGAGACCACCCGACGTCCCGTCAAGGACATCGGCAAGAGTTCGCTCACCGGTCCGGCCACCGTCGTCCTGGCCGGTATCTCCCTCGGTCTCGAATCCGCCGTCTACACCGCCCTGTTGATCGGTCTCGGCGTCTACGGGGCCTTTCTGCTCGGCGGTACGTCGATCATGCTGGCGCTGTTCGCCGTGGCGCTGGCCGGCACCGGCCTGCTCACCACGGTCGGTGTGATCGTCGCCATGGACACCTTCGGGCCGGTCTCCGACAACGCGCAGGGCATCGCCGAGATGTCCGGCGACGTCGAGGGCGCCGGCGCCCAGGTGCTCACCGACCTGGACGCGGTCGGCAACACCACCAAGGCCATCACCAAGGGCATCGCGATCGCCACCGCCGTCCTCGCGGCGGCGGCCCTGTTCGGGTCGTACCGTGACGCCATCACCACCGGCGCGGCGGACGTGGGCGAGAAACTCAGCGGTGAGGGCGCGCCGATGAGTCTGATGATGGACATCTCTCAGCCCAACAACCTGGTCGGGCTGATCGCGGGCGCGGCGGTCGTCTTCCTCTTCTCGGGACTGGCGATCAACGCGGTGTCGCGGTCGGCGGGCGCGGTGGTCTACGAGGTGCGGCGGCAGTTCCGGGAGCGGCCGGGAATCATGGACTACAGCGAGAAACCGGAGTACGGCAAGGTCGTCGACATCTGCACCAGGGATGCCCTGCGCGAACTGGCCACGCCCGGGCTGCTCGCCGTGATGGCGCCCATCTTCATCGGGTTCACGCTCGGCGTGGGCGCGCTCGGCGCGTTCCTGGCGGGCGCGATCGGCGCGGGCACGCTGATGGCGGTGTTCCTCGCCAACTCCGGTGGTTCCTGGGACAACGCCAAGAAGCTCGTCGAGGACGGTCACCACGGAGGCAAGGGCAGCGAGGCCCACGCCGCCACCGTCATCGGCGACACGGTCGGCGACCCGTTCAAGGACACCGCGGGTCCGGCGATCAACCCGTTGCTGAAGGTCATGAACCTGGTGGCGCTGCTCATCGCGCCGGCGGTCATCAAGTTCTCCTACGGCGCCGACAAGAGCATCGGCGTACGGGTCGCGATCGCCGTCGTCGCGTTCGCCGTCATCGCGGCGGCGGTCTACGTCTCCAAGCGGCGCGGAATCGCCATGGGTGACGAGGACGACGGCAACCGGGAGCCCAAGTCGGCCGATCCGGCGGTGGTTTCGTAG
- a CDS encoding ATP-binding protein yields the protein MATVELRFSALPEHVRTARLVAAAVARRAGVDEAVLDEVRLAVGEACTRAVGLHQHVGITAPVKVSLIEEEKQFSIEVGDEAPHAVPGAGDPGTAADALEAEEDEMGLAVISGLVDDVEVTSGRDGGLIRMTWPTAPAVLPPV from the coding sequence ATGGCCACCGTTGAACTCCGCTTCAGCGCGTTGCCCGAGCATGTCCGCACCGCCCGTCTGGTGGCGGCCGCGGTGGCACGCAGGGCCGGAGTGGACGAGGCCGTCCTCGACGAGGTCAGGCTCGCCGTCGGCGAGGCCTGCACCCGGGCTGTGGGTCTGCATCAGCACGTCGGCATCACGGCGCCGGTCAAGGTGTCGCTGATCGAGGAGGAGAAGCAGTTCTCCATCGAGGTCGGCGACGAGGCGCCGCACGCGGTACCCGGGGCCGGAGACCCGGGCACCGCCGCCGACGCACTGGAGGCCGAGGAGGACGAGATGGGCCTCGCGGTCATCAGCGGACTCGTCGACGACGTGGAGGTCACGTCCGGCCGGGACGGCGGACTGATCCGCATGACCTGGCCGACCGCACCGGCGGTGCTGCCGCCGGTCTGA
- the bldG gene encoding anti-sigma factor antagonist BldG, translating into MDLSLSTRTVGDRTVVEVGGEIDVYTAPKLREQLVELVNDGSFHLVVDMEGVDFLDSTGLGVLVGGLKRVRAHEGSLRLVCNQERILKIFRITGLTKVFPIHTSVEEAVAATD; encoded by the coding sequence GTGGACCTGTCCCTGTCGACCCGTACCGTCGGCGATCGTACGGTCGTCGAGGTCGGTGGCGAAATTGACGTATACACCGCGCCCAAGCTGCGTGAGCAGCTGGTCGAGCTCGTGAACGACGGGAGTTTCCACCTCGTCGTCGACATGGAGGGCGTGGACTTCCTCGACTCCACCGGGCTCGGCGTACTGGTTGGCGGACTGAAGCGGGTGCGTGCCCATGAGGGCTCGCTGCGCCTGGTCTGCAACCAGGAGCGCATTCTCAAGATCTTCCGTATCACCGGCCTCACCAAGGTGTTCCCCATTCACACCTCGGTCGAGGAAGCGGTGGCGGCCACCGACTGA